Proteins encoded by one window of Fusobacterium mortiferum ATCC 9817:
- a CDS encoding peptidylprolyl isomerase → MKKLLKFLLTLTLVLTAFSCTSLRDIARREEAAKYNDIRATFITTQGDITFYLYPEAAPITVANFINLAQRGYYNNTKIHRAVENFVVQGGDPTGTGTGGPGYSIPDEFVNWLDFFQQGMLAMANAGPGTGGSQFFMTLYPADWLNGKHTIFGEYVSDVDFERIKKLEVGDIIKEIRFSGDIDFFLSLHKEQIDEWNKILDTTYPGLKEYPVKPIEEYQGEALAYKEELTRIYTRQEEKKEDKEWPIPRFIRAIEKKIKGEEATSSYEF, encoded by the coding sequence ATGAAGAAACTATTAAAATTTTTACTAACTTTAACACTTGTACTTACTGCTTTTTCTTGTACTAGTCTAAGAGATATAGCTAGAAGAGAGGAAGCTGCTAAATATAATGACATCAGAGCAACTTTTATTACAACACAGGGAGATATTACTTTTTATCTTTATCCAGAAGCTGCTCCTATAACAGTGGCAAACTTTATAAACCTTGCTCAAAGAGGTTACTATAACAATACTAAAATACATAGAGCTGTTGAAAACTTTGTTGTTCAAGGGGGAGATCCTACAGGAACTGGTACAGGAGGACCTGGATACTCTATTCCAGATGAATTTGTAAACTGGTTAGACTTTTTCCAACAAGGTATGTTAGCTATGGCAAATGCTGGACCTGGTACAGGAGGTTCACAATTTTTTATGACTCTATATCCTGCTGATTGGTTAAATGGTAAACATACTATATTTGGAGAGTATGTAAGTGATGTAGATTTTGAAAGAATCAAAAAATTAGAAGTAGGAGATATAATTAAAGAGATTAGATTTAGTGGAGATATTGATTTCTTCTTATCACTTCACAAAGAGCAAATAGATGAGTGGAATAAAATATTAGATACTACTTACCCAGGATTAAAAGAGTATCCTGTAAAACCAATAGAGGAGTATCAAGGGGAAGCTCTTGCTTATAAAGAGGAGTTAACTAGAATATATACAAGACAAGAAGAGAAAAAAGAGGATAAAGAGTGGCCTATTCCTAGATTTATCAGAGCTATTGAGAAAAAAATCAAGGGAGAAGAGGCAACATCTTCTTATGAGTTTTAA
- a CDS encoding ABC transporter permease, whose protein sequence is MNKRRTSLFFFILSMLFFYIPLVILIVYSFNDGKSMVWKGFSLKWYRELFMYSDNIWKAFRYSVGIAIVSGLTSTIIGTLGAIGLQWYDFKGKKYLQTLTYVPLVIPEIILGVSLLILFATIKFELGLTTIFIAHTTFNIPFVLFIILSRLEEFDYSIVEAAYDLGATEWQALTKVIIPAILPGIISGFLIAVTLSFDDFVTTFFVAGPGSSTLPLRIYSMIRLGVSPVINALSVLLIGISIILTLSTKSLQKYLIK, encoded by the coding sequence ATGAATAAAAGAAGAACTTCATTATTCTTTTTTATACTTTCAATGTTATTTTTCTATATTCCCTTAGTTATATTGATAGTATATTCATTTAATGATGGAAAATCTATGGTATGGAAAGGATTTTCATTAAAATGGTATAGAGAGTTATTTATGTATTCAGATAATATTTGGAAAGCTTTTAGATATAGTGTAGGAATAGCTATTGTATCTGGGCTTACTTCTACAATTATTGGAACTCTTGGAGCTATTGGACTTCAATGGTATGACTTTAAAGGAAAAAAATATTTACAAACACTTACTTATGTTCCTTTAGTTATTCCAGAGATAATTTTAGGGGTTTCTCTTCTTATTTTATTTGCTACAATAAAGTTTGAATTGGGACTTACTACTATATTTATAGCTCATACAACATTTAACATTCCTTTTGTACTATTTATAATACTATCTAGACTAGAGGAATTTGATTATTCCATAGTAGAGGCTGCTTATGACCTTGGAGCAACAGAGTGGCAAGCTCTTACAAAGGTAATTATTCCTGCCATACTTCCAGGGATAATATCTGGATTTTTAATAGCTGTAACTCTATCTTTTGATGATTTTGTTACTACATTCTTTGTAGCAGGACCAGGTTCATCAACACTTCCACTTAGAATCTATTCTATGATAAGATTAGGAGTTTCTCCTGTTATCAATGCACTATCAGTTTTACTAATTGGTATATCTATAATTTTAACTCTATCTACTAAGAGTCTACAAAAATATTTGATAAAATAA
- a CDS encoding ABC transporter permease: MVKKSKLGTYYTLPIALWLIVFFAIPMVIVLAYAFLKKGTYGGVEMELSLASFYIFTDKVFLTILFKTVYISIMVTIFTVLLSIPTAYYIARSKYKKELLFLVIIPFWTNFLIRIYAWIAVLGNNGFLNNILLKLGIIDAPLQLLYNTGAVILISVYTSLPFAILPLYAVIEKFDFSLIEAARDLGATNREAFFKVFIPNIKPGIITAVLFTFIPALGSYAVPKLVGGTQATMLGNIIAQHLTVTRNWPLASTISAALIIVTSIAILLFMKLSNKETKLEVMAEDE, encoded by the coding sequence CTGGTGAAGAAAAGTAAACTTGGTACATACTACACTCTTCCAATAGCACTTTGGTTGATAGTTTTCTTTGCTATCCCAATGGTTATTGTATTAGCATATGCCTTTTTGAAAAAGGGAACTTATGGTGGAGTAGAGATGGAACTTTCACTAGCTAGTTTCTATATATTTACAGACAAGGTTTTTTTGACAATTCTGTTTAAAACAGTTTATATATCTATTATGGTAACTATATTTACAGTACTATTATCAATACCTACTGCTTATTATATAGCTAGGTCTAAATATAAAAAAGAATTACTATTTTTAGTAATTATTCCTTTCTGGACAAATTTTTTAATTAGAATCTATGCTTGGATAGCTGTATTGGGAAATAATGGATTTTTAAATAATATATTATTGAAATTAGGAATAATAGATGCTCCATTACAACTATTGTACAATACAGGAGCTGTTATACTTATCTCTGTATATACTAGCTTACCATTTGCTATACTTCCTCTATATGCTGTAATAGAGAAGTTTGATTTCTCTCTTATAGAGGCAGCTAGAGATTTAGGGGCTACTAATAGAGAAGCTTTTTTCAAAGTTTTTATTCCTAATATAAAACCGGGAATTATAACTGCTGTACTATTTACATTTATTCCAGCTCTAGGTTCATATGCTGTACCGAAGTTAGTAGGAGGAACACAGGCTACAATGTTAGGAAATATAATTGCTCAACATCTTACTGTTACTAGAAACTGGCCTCTAGCTTCTACAATTTCAGCAGCTCTTATAATAGTAACTTCAATAGCTATACTATTATTTATGAAGCTTAGCAATAAAGAAACAAAACTAGAGGTGATGGCTGAAGATGAATAA
- a CDS encoding ABC transporter ATP-binding protein encodes MKKDISIKNVTKSYDGVQVLKNINLDIKDGEIFSILGPSGCGKTTLLRMIAGFTEPDGGVIYLGDEDITKLPPNKRNVNTIFQKYALFPHLTVYENIAFPLRLKKIDDATIDSEVKKFVKLVGLSEHINKMPNQLSGGQQQRVSIARALINKPGLLLLDEPLSALDAKLRQNLLIELDLIHEEVGITFIFITHDQQEALSISDRIAVMNKGEILQVGTPAEVYESPADSFVADFIGENNFFEGTVTEIMDKEFAKLYNEKLGSLVFEMDKPVKVGDRVKVSIRPEKIKLSKTMPKAVNENEKINVLKVYVNELIYSGFQSKYFVFLNNDKELTFKVFKQHAVYFDDNDEGAIWWDEEAYIAWDADDGFLVEVISGEEK; translated from the coding sequence TTGAAAAAAGACATAAGTATTAAAAATGTTACTAAAAGCTATGATGGAGTTCAAGTATTGAAAAACATCAACTTGGATATAAAAGATGGAGAAATTTTTTCTATTTTGGGACCTTCGGGGTGTGGTAAAACCACCTTGCTTAGAATGATAGCAGGATTTACAGAGCCAGATGGGGGAGTTATCTATTTAGGAGATGAGGATATTACAAAACTTCCACCTAATAAAAGAAATGTAAATACAATATTTCAAAAATATGCACTATTTCCACATTTGACTGTATATGAAAATATAGCTTTTCCTTTGAGATTAAAGAAAATAGATGATGCAACTATAGATAGTGAAGTTAAAAAATTTGTAAAATTAGTGGGACTTTCTGAGCATATTAATAAGATGCCTAATCAGCTTTCTGGAGGACAACAACAAAGGGTATCTATAGCTAGAGCTTTGATTAATAAGCCAGGACTCCTATTATTAGATGAACCTCTTTCAGCACTAGATGCCAAGTTAAGACAAAATCTATTGATTGAATTGGACTTGATACATGAAGAGGTAGGAATTACATTTATATTTATAACACATGACCAGCAAGAAGCTCTATCAATATCAGATAGAATAGCTGTAATGAATAAAGGGGAGATTTTACAAGTAGGAACTCCAGCAGAGGTATATGAATCTCCAGCTGACTCTTTTGTTGCTGACTTTATAGGAGAGAATAACTTCTTTGAAGGAACAGTTACAGAGATTATGGATAAAGAGTTTGCAAAACTTTATAATGAGAAATTAGGAAGTCTAGTTTTTGAAATGGACAAACCTGTAAAAGTTGGAGATAGAGTTAAGGTATCTATTAGACCAGAGAAGATTAAATTATCTAAAACTATGCCAAAGGCTGTAAATGAAAATGAAAAAATAAATGTTTTAAAAGTATATGTAAATGAATTAATTTATTCTGGATTCCAAAGTAAATACTTCGTTTTCTTAAATAATGATAAAGAGTTAACTTTTAAAGTATTTAAGCAACATGCTGTGTATTTTGATGATAATGATGAGGGAGCTATCTGGTGGGACGAAGAAGCATATATAGCTTGGGACGCTGATGATGGTTTCTTAGTAGAGGTGATATCTGGTGAAGAAAAGTAA
- a CDS encoding MOSC domain-containing protein, with protein MAKIVAVCISEKKGTQKVNVHEGVLIENFGLEGDAHAGNWHRQVSLLSKEKVTDFIARGGNVVDGDFGENLIVEGMDCAKLPVGTRLKINDDIILEVTQIGKECHSHCAIYHAVGDCIMPREGIFTIVIKGGKVKEGDSIEII; from the coding sequence ATGGCAAAAATAGTAGCAGTATGTATCAGTGAAAAGAAAGGAACTCAAAAGGTTAATGTACATGAGGGAGTTTTAATTGAAAACTTTGGTTTAGAAGGAGATGCTCATGCTGGAAACTGGCATAGACAAGTGAGTCTACTTTCTAAAGAAAAAGTTACAGATTTCATTGCAAGAGGTGGAAATGTAGTAGATGGAGATTTTGGAGAAAATCTTATAGTAGAGGGAATGGATTGTGCAAAACTACCTGTTGGAACTAGATTAAAAATCAATGATGATATTATATTAGAAGTAACTCAAATTGGTAAAGAGTGTCATTCACATTGTGCAATCTACCATGCTGTAGGAGATTGTATTATGCCTAGAGAGGGAATATTTACCATTGTAATAAAAGGTGGAAAAGTAAAAGAGGGAGATAGTATTGAGATAATTTAA
- the moaA gene encoding GTP 3',8-cyclase MoaA, whose translation MRDKLNRNIDYLRLSITDRCNLRCKYCMGDKDIVFLPKDELLSVEEIGRVIKIFSDLGIKKIRITGGEPLVRRNFRDIVETINNIEDIEEINITTNGIRLSEELEFLKDKKIHSLNISLDTLKKDLFKEITGGGDLDKVLFSLHRAIELKFKRIKLNVVLVRGKNDSEIMDFVNLTEKYPIDIRFIELMPIGLGKEYVPISNDEVKDIILKEKKLTPFDEKIGSGPATYYKTEKGIGCVGFITPISHNFCEKCNRVRVTPEGFLKLCLHWNDGLNLKGLLRAGVSDELIKEKIQLAIDSKPDRHKMEKKDDENFDKRYMNEIGG comes from the coding sequence ATGAGAGATAAGTTAAATAGAAATATAGATTATTTAAGGCTCTCTATAACTGATAGATGTAATCTCAGATGTAAATATTGTATGGGGGATAAAGATATAGTTTTTCTTCCTAAAGATGAGTTGTTGTCAGTTGAAGAGATAGGAAGGGTAATAAAGATATTTTCAGACTTAGGAATAAAAAAAATTCGTATCACTGGAGGAGAACCGTTAGTTAGAAGGAATTTTAGAGATATTGTTGAAACTATAAATAATATTGAAGATATTGAAGAGATTAATATTACTACTAATGGAATTAGGTTAAGTGAGGAGTTAGAATTTTTAAAAGATAAAAAAATTCATAGTTTAAATATAAGCTTGGATACATTGAAAAAAGATTTATTTAAAGAGATTACTGGTGGTGGAGATTTAGATAAGGTATTATTCTCTTTACATAGAGCTATAGAGCTAAAATTTAAAAGAATTAAACTCAATGTTGTCCTTGTTAGAGGAAAAAATGACAGTGAGATAATGGATTTTGTAAATCTAACAGAAAAGTATCCAATCGATATTAGATTTATTGAGCTTATGCCAATAGGATTGGGAAAAGAGTATGTTCCAATCTCAAATGATGAGGTTAAAGATATTATTTTAAAGGAGAAAAAACTAACTCCATTTGATGAAAAAATAGGTTCGGGGCCTGCAACTTATTACAAAACAGAAAAAGGAATAGGGTGTGTAGGATTTATTACTCCTATATCACATAATTTTTGTGAAAAATGTAATAGGGTAAGAGTAACACCAGAGGGATTTTTAAAACTTTGTTTACATTGGAATGATGGTTTAAATTTAAAAGGGTTACTTAGAGCAGGTGTATCTGATGAATTAATAAAAGAAAAAATACAATTAGCTATAGACAGTAAACCAGATAGACATAAAATGGAAAAAAAAGATGATGAAAATTTTGACAAAAGATATATGAATGAAATTGGAGGATAA
- the yqeB gene encoding selenium-dependent molybdenum cofactor biosynthesis protein YqeB: MLEINKTLVIVRGGGDIATGSIQKLYRAGFKVLVLEIEKPSAIRRKVAFCEAIYEKEMTIEGVTAKLCNSIEDIEQVWREKKIPVLVDSTGESIYKLKPQVVIDGILAKKNYGTNREMAPITIGLGPGFTAGEDVDVVIETMRGHNLGKLIFEGKPMANTGIPGIIKGVGKERVIYSPCAGVVKNICKIGDMVEKNQVIATVDGVEVLATISGVLRGLIREGYEVPEKFKMADIDPREEEQANCFTISDKARAIGGAVLEAVLYLKNEKNI, from the coding sequence ATGTTAGAAATTAATAAAACTTTGGTTATTGTTAGAGGTGGTGGAGATATAGCCACTGGTAGTATTCAAAAATTATATAGAGCAGGATTTAAAGTGTTGGTTTTAGAGATTGAAAAACCTTCTGCTATAAGAAGAAAGGTAGCTTTTTGTGAAGCTATCTATGAAAAAGAGATGACAATAGAGGGAGTTACAGCTAAACTTTGTAACTCTATTGAAGATATTGAACAAGTCTGGAGAGAAAAAAAGATTCCTGTATTAGTTGATTCTACTGGAGAATCTATATATAAATTAAAACCACAAGTAGTAATAGATGGTATTTTAGCTAAAAAAAATTACGGAACAAATAGAGAGATGGCTCCAATTACAATAGGGCTAGGACCCGGATTTACAGCTGGAGAAGATGTAGATGTAGTTATTGAAACTATGAGAGGGCATAATCTAGGAAAACTTATCTTTGAAGGTAAGCCTATGGCTAATACTGGAATTCCAGGAATTATAAAAGGGGTAGGAAAAGAGAGAGTAATATATAGCCCATGTGCTGGTGTAGTAAAAAACATTTGTAAAATAGGGGATATGGTAGAGAAAAATCAAGTTATTGCTACAGTTGATGGAGTAGAAGTATTAGCTACTATAAGTGGAGTATTGAGAGGACTTATTAGAGAGGGATATGAAGTGCCAGAAAAATTTAAAATGGCAGATATAGACCCAAGAGAAGAGGAACAAGCTAACTGTTTCACTATTTCTGATAAAGCTAGAGCAATAGGTGGGGCTGTATTAGAAGCTGTACTATATTTAAAAAATGAAAAAAATATATAG
- a CDS encoding XdhC family protein codes for MELTILKKIEEKLSQGERGALVTVTGATGSTPRKSGTIMGVFKDELVGTIGGGKIESVVIDRARQLLETGESENFEYNLTTTDELQMNCGGTMKGFIKVFSPFPKLLICGAGHVGQKLFKVTKTLDFDLKIIDDREELKFDIPELTLGNFKDILTKERIDGNTYIVIVTRGHLLDEEVLNLVKNRGAKYIGIIGSRRKITTLKENLEKVGKIEDNIYAPIGLKLSNGTPEEIAIEILAEILKIKNNGELIHRTII; via the coding sequence ATGGAATTAACTATTTTAAAGAAGATAGAGGAAAAATTATCTCAAGGAGAGAGAGGTGCTTTAGTTACTGTAACTGGTGCTACTGGTTCTACTCCCAGAAAAAGTGGAACTATTATGGGAGTATTTAAAGATGAGCTAGTAGGAACTATAGGTGGTGGAAAGATAGAGAGTGTTGTTATAGATAGAGCTAGGCAACTTCTAGAAACAGGAGAGAGTGAAAATTTTGAATACAATCTTACTACTACAGATGAATTACAGATGAATTGTGGTGGAACAATGAAAGGATTTATTAAAGTTTTTTCTCCTTTTCCTAAATTATTAATCTGTGGAGCTGGACATGTGGGGCAAAAACTTTTTAAAGTAACAAAAACACTAGATTTTGACTTAAAAATTATAGATGATAGAGAGGAGTTAAAGTTTGATATACCTGAACTAACTCTAGGAAATTTTAAAGATATCTTGACAAAAGAGAGAATTGATGGTAATACATATATAGTAATAGTAACAAGAGGTCATTTGTTAGATGAAGAGGTTCTTAATCTTGTAAAAAATAGAGGAGCAAAATATATAGGTATTATTGGAAGCAGAAGAAAAATTACAACTTTGAAAGAAAATCTTGAAAAAGTTGGAAAGATAGAAGACAATATCTATGCTCCAATAGGATTAAAATTATCTAATGGAACACCAGAAGAGATAGCTATAGAGATTTTAGCTGAGATACTAAAAATTAAAAATAATGGAGAGTTAATTCATAGAACAATTATTTAA
- a CDS encoding DUF6506 family protein → MKKKFAMIIMGNEYNPNEHKAKFETTSQITYICTINNWNMLKETIEYLQKEGVGAIELCGAFGKERAQEIVEMTNSEIAVGYVVHEPELDLLFSKFFGN, encoded by the coding sequence ATGAAAAAGAAATTTGCAATGATAATAATGGGAAATGAATATAATCCTAATGAACACAAAGCTAAGTTCGAAACTACTTCTCAAATAACGTATATTTGTACTATCAATAATTGGAATATGTTAAAAGAAACAATAGAATATCTACAAAAAGAGGGAGTAGGAGCAATAGAATTATGCGGAGCTTTTGGTAAGGAGAGAGCTCAAGAGATTGTAGAAATGACTAATTCAGAAATTGCTGTAGGTTATGTTGTACACGAACCTGAACTAGATCTATTATTTAGTAAATTTTTTGGAAATTAG
- a CDS encoding RidA family protein translates to MSKVIHTEKAPAALGPYSQAIEANGMLFVSGQIPFVPETMTLVSDDVKAQTRQSLENVKAIVEAAGYSMKDVVKAGVFIKDMNDFAAINEVYNEYLGDVKPARACVEVARLPKDVKVEIEVIAVK, encoded by the coding sequence ATGAGTAAAGTAATTCACACAGAAAAAGCACCAGCAGCTTTAGGACCATATTCACAAGCTATAGAGGCTAATGGAATGTTATTTGTATCAGGACAAATCCCATTTGTTCCAGAAACAATGACATTAGTATCTGATGATGTAAAAGCTCAAACAAGACAATCATTAGAAAACGTAAAAGCAATAGTAGAAGCAGCTGGATATTCAATGAAAGATGTTGTAAAAGCAGGAGTATTCATCAAAGATATGAACGACTTCGCAGCAATCAACGAAGTATACAATGAGTATCTTGGAGATGTAAAACCAGCAAGAGCTTGTGTAGAAGTAGCAAGACTTCCAAAAGATGTAAAAGTTGAAATAGAAGTTATCGCTGTTAAATAG
- a CDS encoding exodeoxyribonuclease III, with the protein MKLISWNVNGLRACVGKGFLDYFKEQQADIFCLQETKLQEGQIELELDGYHQYWNYAEKKGYSGTAIFTKEKPISVHYGIGIEEHDKEGRVITLEFEKFYMITVYTPNSQEKLARLDYRMKWEEDFKNYLLELDKKKPVIVCGDLNVAHKEIDLKNPKTNRKNAGFSDEEREKMTKLLESGFVDSFRYFYPNKTDIYSWWSYRFSARAKNAGWRIDYFLVSDRIKENMKGAEIHTEILGSDHCPVLLNIDL; encoded by the coding sequence ATGAAATTAATATCATGGAATGTAAATGGATTAAGAGCTTGTGTAGGTAAAGGATTTCTAGATTACTTCAAAGAACAACAAGCAGATATATTTTGTCTACAAGAAACAAAATTACAAGAGGGGCAAATTGAATTAGAGTTAGATGGATATCATCAATATTGGAATTATGCTGAGAAAAAAGGATATTCTGGAACAGCTATTTTTACAAAGGAAAAACCTATCTCTGTTCATTATGGAATAGGAATAGAAGAGCATGATAAAGAGGGAAGAGTAATCACATTAGAATTTGAAAAATTTTATATGATAACTGTATATACTCCTAACTCTCAAGAAAAATTAGCTAGATTAGATTATAGAATGAAATGGGAAGAGGATTTTAAAAATTATCTTTTAGAATTAGATAAGAAAAAACCTGTAATAGTTTGTGGAGATTTAAATGTTGCTCACAAAGAGATAGATTTAAAAAATCCAAAAACTAATAGAAAAAATGCTGGTTTCTCTGATGAGGAAAGAGAAAAAATGACGAAGCTTTTAGAAAGTGGCTTTGTAGATAGCTTTAGATATTTTTATCCAAATAAGACAGATATTTATTCGTGGTGGTCTTATAGATTTAGTGCCAGAGCTAAAAACGCTGGGTGGAGAATAGATTATTTCTTAGTTTCTGATAGAATAAAAGAAAATATGAAAGGGGCAGAGATACATACAGAGATATTAGGTTCTGACCACTGTCCTGTTCTTTTAAATATAGATTTATAA
- a CDS encoding GntR family transcriptional regulator: MTLEEIREAIKGSKKLPKCVAVYDKLFKLIKDGEFDEAGKLPTEPELAKIMEVSRMTLRQALALLQEDGVIKNYHGKGNFITQPQNRYGKGLETLKHPVYSALDLAVDEVEIEFRIEPPTDYTTKVLGRKSPVVVFVDRWYKSKGEGVAYTLSFIPIETITEEKIDLSDKNALLKFLEETSYQKARHSTININFSVAGNFTSMKYTIAKNSKSWLLEEKVFTKGDFPLVHHKHYLPMENSHICIEIK, encoded by the coding sequence TTGACATTAGAAGAGATTAGAGAGGCTATCAAGGGAAGTAAAAAACTTCCTAAGTGTGTTGCTGTATATGATAAACTTTTTAAATTAATAAAAGATGGAGAGTTTGATGAAGCTGGAAAACTACCAACTGAACCAGAATTAGCTAAAATAATGGAAGTTAGTAGAATGACATTAAGACAGGCATTAGCTCTTTTACAAGAAGATGGAGTAATAAAAAATTATCATGGAAAGGGAAACTTTATAACTCAACCACAAAATCGTTATGGAAAGGGATTAGAAACTCTTAAACATCCTGTTTATTCAGCATTGGATTTAGCTGTAGATGAAGTGGAAATAGAGTTCAGAATAGAACCTCCAACTGATTATACTACAAAGGTTTTAGGTAGAAAATCTCCAGTGGTAGTTTTTGTGGATAGATGGTATAAATCAAAAGGAGAGGGGGTAGCTTATACACTTTCATTCATTCCTATCGAAACAATAACAGAGGAAAAAATAGATTTATCTGATAAAAATGCACTATTAAAATTTTTAGAGGAAACTTCTTATCAAAAAGCTAGACACTCTACTATTAATATAAATTTCTCAGTAGCTGGAAACTTTACCTCTATGAAATATACAATAGCTAAAAATAGCAAGAGCTGGTTATTAGAAGAGAAGGTTTTTACTAAAGGAGATTTTCCATTAGTACATCACAAACACTATTTACCTATGGAAAATTCACATATATGTATAGAAATAAAATAG
- the rnmV gene encoding ribonuclease M5: MKKIIKEIIVVEGRDDISAVKAAVDAEIIQVNGFAVRKKENIERIRVAEKNRGIIILTDPDYAGNEIRKYIHKFFPEAKDAYIRRCEGTKDGDIGVENASPEAIINALEKARCTVSDDLQENFTMSYLMECGLVGGAEASERREKVGGKLGIGYSNGKQFLSKLNRYGITKEEFERALNSIK, encoded by the coding sequence ATGAAAAAAATAATAAAAGAGATAATAGTAGTAGAGGGTAGAGATGATATATCTGCTGTAAAAGCTGCTGTAGACGCTGAAATAATTCAAGTAAATGGTTTTGCTGTAAGAAAAAAAGAGAATATTGAAAGAATTAGAGTAGCTGAAAAAAATAGAGGAATAATAATTTTAACTGACCCTGACTATGCTGGAAATGAGATTAGAAAATATATACATAAATTTTTTCCAGAAGCTAAAGATGCTTATATTAGAAGATGTGAAGGAACTAAAGATGGAGATATAGGAGTGGAAAATGCCTCTCCAGAAGCTATCATCAATGCTCTTGAAAAAGCTAGATGTACAGTGTCTGATGATTTACAAGAGAATTTCACTATGAGCTATCTAATGGAGTGTGGCTTAGTAGGTGGAGCAGAAGCTAGTGAGAGAAGAGAAAAAGTTGGTGGAAAGTTAGGAATAGGATATTCTAATGGGAAGCAATTTCTTTCTAAGTTAAATAGATATGGAATAACAAAAGAAGAGTTTGAAAGAGCTCTTAATTCAATAAAATAG
- a CDS encoding alpha/beta hydrolase yields the protein MIKIFIILISLGILFYILTYPYPFKLLRKIRRVMTFDEITYIENKDFDYDKISLQDFEKKLIVEKRILKSKGYIDEKLEYIVIKNRDEVRDNLPCLILLHGLRDCAEDWLGRGRIRENYLTLLKENKIDKMNIILLNSGYEGMGWYTNFYNDKSHQYENCIIKEIIPQLKEEFPHSQFGIAGFSMGGYGAFKLGLKHLNLFKVVGSFSGATSIVRMSVNRRVIRIFNLLYIPKFLFSNEDKLHFLKVFGSWGYKILKEDPYTLIKSLAKEKYSDRYFYTSVGEKDVETHLMLQQWLDTVGRMKKHNYNFIGYLCKDETHTWEYVARDLKNFLVYFDEKIRNV from the coding sequence ATGATAAAAATTTTTATAATCTTGATAAGTTTAGGGATATTATTTTACATATTGACTTATCCTTATCCTTTTAAACTTTTAAGAAAAATACGAAGAGTAATGACATTTGATGAGATAACTTATATTGAGAATAAAGATTTTGATTATGATAAGATATCACTTCAAGATTTTGAAAAAAAATTGATAGTTGAAAAAAGAATCTTAAAATCAAAAGGTTATATTGACGAGAAGTTAGAATATATTGTCATAAAAAATAGAGATGAGGTAAGAGATAACTTACCTTGTCTTATCTTACTTCATGGACTTAGAGATTGTGCTGAAGATTGGCTAGGAAGAGGTAGAATAAGAGAGAATTATTTGACTCTTTTAAAAGAAAATAAAATAGACAAGATGAATATTATTTTATTGAATTCTGGTTATGAAGGAATGGGATGGTATACTAATTTTTATAATGACAAATCCCATCAATATGAAAATTGTATTATAAAGGAGATTATTCCACAATTAAAAGAGGAATTTCCTCACTCTCAATTTGGAATAGCTGGATTTTCCATGGGAGGATATGGAGCTTTCAAACTTGGGCTTAAACATCTAAACTTATTCAAAGTAGTAGGAAGTTTTTCAGGGGCTACAAGTATTGTCAGAATGAGCGTAAATAGAAGGGTTATTAGAATATTTAATCTTCTCTATATTCCAAAATTTTTATTTAGTAACGAAGATAAACTACACTTTTTAAAAGTTTTTGGTTCATGGGGATATAAAATTTTAAAGGAAGACCCATACACACTTATAAAAAGCTTGGCTAAGGAGAAGTATAGTGATAGATATTTTTATACAAGTGTGGGAGAAAAAGATGTTGAAACTCATCTGATGTTACAGCAATGGCTAGATACTGTTGGAAGAATGAAAAAACATAATTATAATTTTATAGGTTATCTTTGTAAAGATGAAACTCATACTTGGGAGTATGTAGCAAGAGATTTAAAAAATTTTTTAGTATATTTTGATGAAAAAATAAGGAATGTGTAA